TTAGGCGCAGTTGCGCATAGCCACTGCGGGTTCTCGACGCTGGAGGAGTGTCGCTCAAGCGTTAGGGCTAGGGGGCGGCGGAAAATGCTACCAGAAGGGGCCTTTGCGCGGCCTGAGCGGATAAAAAAAACTGACGCTTGAGTCGATAGATGAATAGATGACTCGCACGGTCGTTATCACGCGGTCACTGCAAACGCTCCCGTGGGCATTGTCACGGTGCCTGTGCCAGGCTCCGCTCTCTGGCGCTTATTCTCCACGATGTCCAAAATCGCCATCGTCACGTTCGCCCCGTTTTACTTGTCAATCGCGACGGGCGTTCAAAGCCAAAATGTACACATTGTCAATGCGTTATGGTGCTCGTTGCTCTGATAAATCGCTCAAAAATCGACTATTCTTGGCCAATGTGACAATGCCCCCCGGCGGCGCTGGGGCGGCGGAACTGAAACAGATCGCTTCGGAGCCGTCAGTCATCGTCTTCATCTTGTTTGCGCTGGACGCGTTCGAGGCTCGCCGGGGCATACTTTGCGTCGAGGCGCTCCCCTCCCGCCTTCGTTGCCCTGACCTTGTAACAGCCGTCGTCGGAGCGGATCGACAGCACGGTCCAGCCTTCGGCCTCGAGCTTCGCCTGTAAAGCCTGGCGCGGCTGCCAGTCGGCCAGCGGCGCGCTGCAGGCCTGATCCGCCGCGACCCGCGCGGCGCCAAGACATGCCATGAGGGCCAAAATTGCCGCACCCAACGCGCTTTTCACTGATGCTCTCCTGCTGGCGCCCCGGATAGCCGAGGAAGCACGCCAAACTGACGCCTTCCTGAACGACTCAAACAATTTTAGGACTACTTCGCCAGCCCGGCAGGATAAGTTTGCACAAGACACGCCGAGGCGACGCATGCGCATTCTATTGGTCGAAGACGATCCCATCCTTGGAATGGCGGTGCGTGACCAGCTTATGGACGACGGACATACCGCCGACTGGGTAAAGCGTCTCGACGAAGCCGGCGTCGCGATCCATGCCGCCGCCTTTGAACTTATCCTGCTCGACCTGATGCTGCCGGACGGACGCGGTCTCGACTTCCTGAAACGCCTGCGGTCGGCGGGCGACGTCACGCCGGTGATGGTGCTGACGGCGCTGGACCAGATCTCGGACCGCATCGCCGCCCTCGACGTCGGCGCCGACGACTATCTGATCAAGCCCTTCGACCTTTTCGAGCTGTCCGCGCGGATCCGCGCGGTCGGACGGCGCTATTGTGGCAATCCCAATCCGCTTGTCGCCTTCGGCGATTTCGAGGTCGATCTCGCCGCCCGCTCCATCCGGCGCGGCGGCAGGCTGGTTCAGCTGACCGCCCGCGAGTGGTCGCTGTTCGAAGCCTTCGTGCAGCGCCCCAATCAGCTGATTTCCAAATCGCAGCTCGAGGAAAGGCTCTATTCCTTCGAAGCCGAGATCCAGAGCAATACGATCGAAGTCTATATCGGGCGCCTTCGCAAGAAGCTTGGAGCGGAGGCGATCGAGACGGTTCGCGGCATAGGCTACCGTCTCGGCTCGCCGGGGACGCGCGCGTGAGCGGCGGGCGTCCGTCCGCTGGATGGAGCCTGCGCCGACGCATCGGATTATGGCTCGCCGTCGCGGTCACGGCCTTGTGGCTCGCCGCAGCGACGGTGGCCGGCCTGGTGCTGCGCCACGAGATCGATGAAGTGTTCGACAGCGCGCTGCAGGAAGTCGCGCAGCGGGTGCTCCCCCTCGCCTATTCCGAGTTGCTCTCGCGCGAGGATGGCGGTGCGACCCAGCACATGGCGCCGATCGGTCCGCACAGGGAATACATCGCCTATGTGGTCCGCGACAAAGGGGGGCACGAACTGCTCCAGTCCAGCGGCGCCGACCTCATGAGCATTCCAGGCGGCCTCGCGCCCGGCTACCATTCCACCGACCGGCTGCGCACCTATACCGAGGCCGCGGTCCGGGGGACCATCTTCGTCACGACCGCCGAGGACCTGCGTCACCGCGAGGCGGCGGTCCGGCGCGCCGTGGCCGCCCTGATCTGGCCCCTCGTCGCCCTCGTGCCGATCGCCCTGCTTGGCGTGTGGCTCACGATCCGGCTGTCCATGAAGCCCGTGATCGCCTTCCGCAGCGCGATCGAAGCGCGTGGCCGCGGCAATCTCGCGCCCGTCGCGGCAGCTGGGCTGCCGGACGAGATCGCGCCCGTCGCGGCGTCGGTCAACGCCTTGATGGAGCGCTTGCGCGGCGCCCTCGAAGCCGAGCGCAGCTTCACGGCCAACAGCGCCCATGAACTTAGAACGCCGATCGCCGCCGCGCTGGCGCAGACCCAGCGCCTCATCGCCGAATTGCCTGAGAGCCCGGCCAGCGACCGCGCCCGCTCCATCGCGACCGCGCTGCGGCGCCTCTCGCGCCTCTCCGAGAAGCTCCTGCAGCTCGCTAAGGCCGAGGGCGGCGGCCTTCTCGCCGAGACGCCGGCGCCGCTCGGGCTAGTGCTGCGCCACGTCATCGAGGAAATCGACCGCCAGACCGACCGTGGCGACGCGCTGGCCGTTTCGATCACGCCGGACGGCGGCCCCCTTTCGGATCTCGATCCGGACGCCTTCGCGATTCTCGCCCGCAACCTCATCGAGAATGCGCTGAAGCATGGCGCCCCCGATGCGCCCGTCTCGGTGCGGCTCGCAGAGGGGCTGTTCGAGGTTTCAAATCACGGCGCCGTCGTGCCGGCGGAACAGCTGGAGCGGCTCGTCCGGCCGTTCGAGCGCGGCCCGACGCGGTCGGAGGGGTCCGGCCTTGGCCTTGCGATCGCCGCCGCCATCTGCCGCGGTGCGGGCCTCGCGTTCGACCTCGCCTCGCCGATCCCCGGCGAAGCCGATGGCCTGCGCGCCACAGTGCGCTTCGCCACGCCAGCGCCGCAAGCCTGACGGGAAGCTGAACGCAATTCAGCTTTTCCTTCAGGCGGCCGTCAGGCGCGATGGCGACAATGCTCCGGTCAATGCAACCGGAGACATCCTATGAAGAAACCCATTTTGATCGGAGCGGCGCTCCTCGTTTCCACAGTCGCCATTGGCGTCGCGCTGGCGGCGACCGACCGCGATTTTCCGGAAGGCCATCGCCAGGAAGCGCGTCACGGCGTCGAGGCTGTCGACGCAGAGCGGGCTCCGCTCCGCCTCGCCGAAGAGACGCAGGGGCGGGAATATTCCGCGCGAAGCCGCCCTGAAGAGGATGACGGCGACGATGACGATGAAGGCGGCGGCCGCGGCGCGATCCCGCAGGCCGGCCCCACCGATCCCAATGCGCCGGTTCCCGACAATGGCCTCTTCAATGGCCATGCCCGCCCAAAGGTCGAGGTCCAGTGATCGACCGCCGCGCCCTCCCCAATCTCCTTCGAGGAACAGACCGATGAAATTCGTCCTGCCCGCCATCGCCGCATCCGCCGCCTTGATGGCTCCGGGCTTCGCCGAGGCCCGCCAGATCACCATCGAGACGACGCTCAAGAACTATGGCGGCAACGGCGCCTATGTCGTCCTCTATGTTACCGACGCCGCCGGCAAATACAGGGGGACCCTCTGGATGGCCGGCGGCAAGGCGAAATATTACCGGCATCTTTCCGATTGGCAGCGCGCCTCGGGCGGCGCGGTGGCCGAGATCGACGGCGTCACCGGCGCGAGCATCGGCTCGGGCAAGACGCTTAAGATGAGCTTCGACCTCGCCGACGCCATGATCGACGCAGGGTACAAGCTCCACGTCGACACCGCGGTCGAGGACGGGAGGGACAATCCCTCCGAGGCCGTCCTGCCGCTCGACGCCTCAACCTCCGGCAAGCCTGTCCCGGGCAAGGGCTATGTGAAGTCCTTCTCGGTCTCCTTCTGAACCGATCGGAAAGTCCCGTCATGCTTCGCCGTTTTCACTCGCTAACGGGCGTCGCGCTTGCGCTCGGCCTCGCCGTGATCGCCCTCACCGGGGCGGCGCTCTCCGTGCAGCCGGCGCTCGACCGTCTGGCGACGCCCGCAATCGTGCGCGGCGCCAGCGTCGCCGCTCTGGCCGAGGCGGTCGCCGCCCGTCACCAAAGCATCGACTCGATCCGCAAACGGCCAGACGGATCGATCACCGTCGCCTTCGCCGACGGCGACATAGCCGGCGTCGAAAGGGTCGATCCGGCTACCGGGATGGGGCTCGGCGACTACCGGGCGTCGGAAGTCTCCCGCTTCATCACCAACTTGCACCGCTCGTTTCTGGCGGGCGACGCGGGCCGCGCGGCCGCTGGGATCGGCGCGCTCGCCATGCTCGCGCTGACGGCATCGGGCATGGTCATGCTCGTCCGTCGTCTCGGCGGACCGCGCGCGCTGTTTCGCCCGATCCCGGGCGCGCCCGCGCAGCGCTGGCACGGCGCGCTGGGCCGTCTCGCCGCCGCCGGCCTGTTGCTGTCGTCTTTGACCGGACTTTGGATGTCGGCGAGCACTTTTGGCTTCATCCCCGAGAGCGAGGCCGCGATCCCGGACGTCGTGGCGAGCGCCGGGCCGCCGGCGCCCGTCGGGACTCTCGCGGCGCTAAAGGTCGCCGACGTCGCCGACTTGCGCGAACTGACCTTCCCGGCGCCCGGGGACAGCACGGACGTCTACCGGCTGCGCAGTTCGGCGGGAGAGGCGCGGATCGACGCGGCGACAGGCGCTGCCGTCGCTTTCGCGCCTGCGACGACGCTCGACCGCCTCCAGGATCTGGTCCGCATGCTCCACACGGGGCGAGGCGCCTGGGCGCTCGGCCTGTGGCTCGGCCTCTCGGCGGCGACGGTCCCGGTTTTCGCAGCGACGGGTTTCCTGTCGTGGCGGCGCCGGCGCGCCGCGCGCCCGCGCATCGCGAGGAATGTTTCGGCCCGCTCCGCCGATACGATCATCCTCGTCGGCAGCGAAGGCAATTCGACCTGGGGTTTCGCCGCAACGCTGCACGCGGCTCTGACCGCCGCCGGTCACCATATCCACACAGGGGACATGAACGATCTGGCGCCGGTCCACGCGAGCGCCGGGCGCCTGCTGATTCTTGCGGCGACCTGCGGCGACGGCGCGGCGCCCGCCTCGGCGAAGAACTTCCTCGTGCGCCTCGCCGCGCTGAACGATCCGGTTCCGGTGGCGCTGCTCGGCTTCGGCGACCGCAATTTCGGGCGCTTCTGCGGCTTTGCGGATGACGTATCGGCGGCGATCGCGGCGAAGGGCTGGCCGCAGATCCTGCCGATGAAGCGGATCGATCGCTGCTCGGCGCAGGAATTCGCGCAATGGGGCCATGGCCTCGGCGCCGCGCTCGGTCATGATCTCGCGCTGGAGCATGTCTGCGAGCCGCCGAAGACTTTCGCGCTCGAACTCGTCGAGCGCGAGGATTATGGCGTCGCCGTCGGCGCGCCGGTTGCGATTCTGCGCTTTCGGGCGCCCGGAACTGGCGCGAACGCCGGCCGCCTGCCGTCGTTCGAGCCGGGCGATCTCGTCGGCGTCCTGCCGCCGGGCGGTCCGATGCCGCGGTTCTATTCGCTGGCGTCGGCGGCGCGCGATGGCGTGCTCGAAATCTGCGTGCGGCTGCGCGAGGGCGGGCTCTGCTCGACCTTCCTCCATGCTCTCGCGCCCGGCGACCTCATTCAGGCGTTCGTCCGCGAAAACCCGGCCTTCCGGCCAAACAGGGGCAGCGCGCCGCTTATTCTGATCGGCGCGGGTGCCGGCATCGGCCCGCTGGCTGGCTTCGTGCGCGCCAATCAAGCCGGTCGGCCGGTTCACCTCTACTGGGGCGGCCGTAGCGCGGCGTCGGATTTTCTCTACGAGCGCGAACTTGCCCAGCACCTTGCCGAAAAGCGCCTGACCTCCCTCAGGACCGCCTTCTCGCGCGGCCCGGACGGCGGGGCCTATGTGCAGGACCGCATCGCCGCGGACGCGCCCCGCTTGCGCGAACTGATCCGGCAAGGCGCGCAGATTCTGGTGTGCGGGGGGCGCGACATGGCGCAGGCCGTAACCCACGCGCTCGACCCGGTCGTCCGGCCGCTTGGCCTCGACCTCGCCATCCTCAAATCCTCGGGACGCTATGTCGAAGATGTCTATTGAAACGCTCTCCAATCCTGCGGCGCTTCGTCGTCACGCATTGAACGGTCCGACCATGGGGTCGCGGTGGTCCGCTGTCTTCTGGGCCGCCGACGACTTCGATGCGGCTGCGCTCGGCCGCAGCCTTCAGGGCGCCGTCGATCGCGTCGAACAGCAGATGTCGACATGGAGGCCGGATTCCGATCTCGAGCGCCTCAACGCCGCGCCGATCGGCGCCTGGGTCGAGATCCCGCACGAACTCTCAGTCGTGCTCGCCGCCGCGCTTGAGATCGGCCGTCTTTCGGGCGGGGCCTTCGACATCGGCGTCGGCGACCTTGTCCGCGCCTGGGGCTTTGGAGGCGGATCGCGCGCGCCAATCGCCGGGCTGATCGCAAGCCTCGCAGGGCGGGCGTCGTTCGAACCGCCGAAGACGCTGAAGCTCGACCTCGCTTCCCGCCGCGCGCGGCGCCTCGCGCCGCTGCGGCTTGATCTCTCAGGGATCGCCAAGGGCTTCGGCGTAGATGAACTTGCGCGAAAGGCGCAACAGTCCGGCCTCGATTCCTGTTTGGTCGGCATCGACGGCGAGATGCGCGCCATGGGCCTGAAGCCCGACGGACGCCCTTGGGCGGTCGCCCACGAAAAGCCCGATCCCGGCGAACGCGCCATCCTCGGCGTGCTCGAACTCTCCGGCGCCGCCGTCGCCACATCGGGCGTCTACCGCCACACGGTCGAGGTGGACGGGCGGAGCCTGTCGCACACGATGGACCCGCGCCGCGGCGCGCCGCTTGAGAACGACCTCGCCGCCGTCACCGTCCTCGCCGAGACGTGCATGGCGGCCGACGCATGGGCTACGGCCCTGATGGTCGCAGGCGCCGATCACGGTCTGGAGCTCGCCTCTCGTCTCGGCCTCGCAGCCCTGCTGGTGCGCGCCGACGGTCGTGTCCTGTCGACCATGCCATGAAGGACTCGAAGTATCATCAATAGGCACGGCGGCGACCCTCATCGAGCGCATCATGGGCTATTTCTCGTTCTTTGAAAGCCACTGAGCAGGACGCGCTGGCGGCTTGTAGTGAGCGCCATGAACGGGGCCGCCGGCGCTAGGCGCATGCTGGGGCAAGACGACGGGCAAGATCGGCTTCCGCGGCGGCAGGGTGGAATGGCGCGTCCCCGGCTTCGTGGCTTCGACGGCAAGGAGCAGGCCCTTCCCAGTTGTGGAACCGCGCAAAGCGAAGACTGACTCGGCAAATGGGCAATGAACCAGATGCTAATCAACGTCTCGACGCGCAAGTTCCAACGGTCGATGCGCTCGCCGGCGCCGCAAAGCGGCGCAGCTGCCCAATCGAAGCAGGCCTTTTTCAGGGTATAATTGTAAAGCGGTAATCGCCTGAACTGGGGTTATTGCGGGACATCACCCGCGCACGAAATAAACGCCGGGCTTTAAAACCCGGCCTAGCCGAACGTGGAGCACGTTCGATCTCGTTGGATCCAGCGTCGCCTTGCCGGTTGGCTCCATCTGGCCGCCGGAGGTGGCGATGTTGATTTCCGCTTCGAATTGACCCGGGATTTTCATCGAGAATTGGCTCTGACGCATTTTTGCTGAAGGCGATCAGCTACCCCGCGCCGATCAGTCGCGCCTGAAGCAGATCGATTTTGGCGCGCCCGTACATCTGGCGTTTGATGAGTTTCAGACGAGTGATCTGCCCCTCCGTCTGTCCATTGGACCAGGGCGAGATGATCGCATTTCGGACGGCGGCCAGATCTTTCTCGACACCATTGGCGAAAGATCCGACAAGGGTTCCCTTCCCAGCTTCGAGCCACGCGTCCAGCTTGGCGGCCGCCTTTGATCGGATCATGGATTGGAACTCCATGATGGCCTCGCGAGCAACAACCAGATCCTGGACATTTCCTTCAATGGCCGCCACCAGAATGGCTTCAGACTTTGTCAGGTCGTCACGTGCCGACGTCATTAGACGGGCGATGATCCGAGCTGACGGCGTTCGCGCCAGCGCGTTTTGACCTGCCTTTTCCGCAAGGCGTCTGCGTTGCGCCCATTGTGACACCACGCCGCTTCGCCCGGAAAAGCCCGCCACACGCATTTCGCGCCAAAGCGCCAGCGCATTGCGCTCCCCTTTCTCCCAGCGCTCATTCAGCCAGGGCGACCAGCTATCCAGCGAACTGGGCTTTGTCCGGAAGACATCCGTCCGCTGGCCGCGCAGGACGTCGCGAACAAGCTTGCGGCTGTGTCCCGTCTCCCTCACGATTTGCCTGATTGGGGCGCCTTGCTTCGACATTTTCAGAATGGCCTCATTTGTCTCTTGCCGACGCAGATATCCCTGGTACTGGAGGCGCTCAGCACAGGTGAGAAGCTTGGGATCTATGACGCTGCTGCCGATGGCCTTTCTGATCTGCCGCATGGATTTGCCAACCGCATCGAGAAAGGCTCGGCTCGAGTTTTCCAGGAGATGCCAACGATCCGCGACTTGTTCAGCGTGCGGCAGGGCTTTGGCGATGGCCTCGCCGTAACCGCCGCCCCGGTCCCGGGCGACCGTAAGTATTGAAGGCCGCTCAGCCAGCCACGCCCGAGAGGTGTCCAGCGCCCGATCTGGCAACAAGATCACGGGGCGACGGCGCTCAAGATCGCAGACGATCGTTCCATAGGTCTGTCCTCGACGAAACGCGAAGTCGTCAATGCCGATGACCGTAAGCTCGGCGCCACCGGTCTGGGTGCTGCGGCGACGCACGACACGCAGAAGCGTGTCGTTGCTGACGGGCATCATCAAGCGAAGGGCGAAAGCCGCCGCAGGTCTGCCACCCAAGGCCAGACCGAGATGATGGACGATAGTCTCAAGCCTTCCGGTGCGCCGGCCGTATGGGGAAAGGACGCCAGTCTCAAATCGTTCGCAAAAGATGCGCCGACCGCACAAAACCGCGTCGCACCAGAACCGTCGCGCAATAACCATCAGTTCGACTTGGCGGCCGCCAAGGGGAAGGTCGGCGGGGCGGCGCAAATACCGACTCTGAATCCGGCGGCTTCTTCGACCGCAATCTGGACAATGACCAAACGGCCGAAGGGACCGCAACCGGATCTGGAGCCGGGCGCCTTCCACCGTGACACCATCAACTGCAAAGCCATCTGGCGCCAGGCTGGCGCGTTGAAAT
This genomic window from Methylocella tundrae contains:
- a CDS encoding PepSY domain-containing protein, encoding MKSALGAAILALMACLGAARVAADQACSAPLADWQPRQALQAKLEAEGWTVLSIRSDDGCYKVRATKAGGERLDAKYAPASLERVQRKQDEDDD
- a CDS encoding response regulator transcription factor, producing the protein MRILLVEDDPILGMAVRDQLMDDGHTADWVKRLDEAGVAIHAAAFELILLDLMLPDGRGLDFLKRLRSAGDVTPVMVLTALDQISDRIAALDVGADDYLIKPFDLFELSARIRAVGRRYCGNPNPLVAFGDFEVDLAARSIRRGGRLVQLTAREWSLFEAFVQRPNQLISKSQLEERLYSFEAEIQSNTIEVYIGRLRKKLGAEAIETVRGIGYRLGSPGTRA
- a CDS encoding HAMP domain-containing sensor histidine kinase, translating into MSGGRPSAGWSLRRRIGLWLAVAVTALWLAAATVAGLVLRHEIDEVFDSALQEVAQRVLPLAYSELLSREDGGATQHMAPIGPHREYIAYVVRDKGGHELLQSSGADLMSIPGGLAPGYHSTDRLRTYTEAAVRGTIFVTTAEDLRHREAAVRRAVAALIWPLVALVPIALLGVWLTIRLSMKPVIAFRSAIEARGRGNLAPVAAAGLPDEIAPVAASVNALMERLRGALEAERSFTANSAHELRTPIAAALAQTQRLIAELPESPASDRARSIATALRRLSRLSEKLLQLAKAEGGGLLAETPAPLGLVLRHVIEEIDRQTDRGDALAVSITPDGGPLSDLDPDAFAILARNLIENALKHGAPDAPVSVRLAEGLFEVSNHGAVVPAEQLERLVRPFERGPTRSEGSGLGLAIAAAICRGAGLAFDLASPIPGEADGLRATVRFATPAPQA
- a CDS encoding DUF2271 domain-containing protein, with product MKFVLPAIAASAALMAPGFAEARQITIETTLKNYGGNGAYVVLYVTDAAGKYRGTLWMAGGKAKYYRHLSDWQRASGGAVAEIDGVTGASIGSGKTLKMSFDLADAMIDAGYKLHVDTAVEDGRDNPSEAVLPLDASTSGKPVPGKGYVKSFSVSF
- a CDS encoding PepSY domain-containing protein — its product is MLRRFHSLTGVALALGLAVIALTGAALSVQPALDRLATPAIVRGASVAALAEAVAARHQSIDSIRKRPDGSITVAFADGDIAGVERVDPATGMGLGDYRASEVSRFITNLHRSFLAGDAGRAAAGIGALAMLALTASGMVMLVRRLGGPRALFRPIPGAPAQRWHGALGRLAAAGLLLSSLTGLWMSASTFGFIPESEAAIPDVVASAGPPAPVGTLAALKVADVADLRELTFPAPGDSTDVYRLRSSAGEARIDAATGAAVAFAPATTLDRLQDLVRMLHTGRGAWALGLWLGLSAATVPVFAATGFLSWRRRRAARPRIARNVSARSADTIILVGSEGNSTWGFAATLHAALTAAGHHIHTGDMNDLAPVHASAGRLLILAATCGDGAAPASAKNFLVRLAALNDPVPVALLGFGDRNFGRFCGFADDVSAAIAAKGWPQILPMKRIDRCSAQEFAQWGHGLGAALGHDLALEHVCEPPKTFALELVEREDYGVAVGAPVAILRFRAPGTGANAGRLPSFEPGDLVGVLPPGGPMPRFYSLASAARDGVLEICVRLREGGLCSTFLHALAPGDLIQAFVRENPAFRPNRGSAPLILIGAGAGIGPLAGFVRANQAGRPVHLYWGGRSAASDFLYERELAQHLAEKRLTSLRTAFSRGPDGGAYVQDRIAADAPRLRELIRQGAQILVCGGRDMAQAVTHALDPVVRPLGLDLAILKSSGRYVEDVY
- a CDS encoding FAD:protein FMN transferase → MSIETLSNPAALRRHALNGPTMGSRWSAVFWAADDFDAAALGRSLQGAVDRVEQQMSTWRPDSDLERLNAAPIGAWVEIPHELSVVLAAALEIGRLSGGAFDIGVGDLVRAWGFGGGSRAPIAGLIASLAGRASFEPPKTLKLDLASRRARRLAPLRLDLSGIAKGFGVDELARKAQQSGLDSCLVGIDGEMRAMGLKPDGRPWAVAHEKPDPGERAILGVLELSGAAVATSGVYRHTVEVDGRSLSHTMDPRRGAPLENDLAAVTVLAETCMAADAWATALMVAGADHGLELASRLGLAALLVRADGRVLSTMP
- a CDS encoding ISL3 family transposase, with product MGQQFQRASLAPDGFAVDGVTVEGARLQIRLRSLRPFGHCPDCGRRSRRIQSRYLRRPADLPLGGRQVELMVIARRFWCDAVLCGRRIFCERFETGVLSPYGRRTGRLETIVHHLGLALGGRPAAAFALRLMMPVSNDTLLRVVRRRSTQTGGAELTVIGIDDFAFRRGQTYGTIVCDLERRRPVILLPDRALDTSRAWLAERPSILTVARDRGGGYGEAIAKALPHAEQVADRWHLLENSSRAFLDAVGKSMRQIRKAIGSSVIDPKLLTCAERLQYQGYLRRQETNEAILKMSKQGAPIRQIVRETGHSRKLVRDVLRGQRTDVFRTKPSSLDSWSPWLNERWEKGERNALALWREMRVAGFSGRSGVVSQWAQRRRLAEKAGQNALARTPSARIIARLMTSARDDLTKSEAILVAAIEGNVQDLVVAREAIMEFQSMIRSKAAAKLDAWLEAGKGTLVGSFANGVEKDLAAVRNAIISPWSNGQTEGQITRLKLIKRQMYGRAKIDLLQARLIGAG